Proteins encoded together in one Methanobacterium bryantii window:
- a CDS encoding dolichyl-diphosphooligosaccharide--protein glycosyltransferase subunit STT3, which yields MLKKEHFIKLAIILFIFFIGFSLRVDSSHLHGIPSDEKAFYEDQNRLPYMYDMDSYYNYRMTQDYLDHGYLGDAVINGTDWDLHSYYPPGVPIDYPPLIAYITSFIYKLLSIFTPVSLLSVSFWIPAFIAPLCGIPAYFIVSRLTNDYGGIAAGVLAVTSLLYFVRSVPGWFDTDMFNVLFPLLIILFFFEAFKSNNIKTRTIFACLSSISMFIFALAWDGWQYLFYIISIFCIFYVLWRIIKKKDIKKIVYISGIFILGSISLIFVFTGILNIVSLISGIFELIKIAGNQGVWAPWPNAYIFITELQPPSLKDAINGIGFVLSGLTILGIFIIFKVLKDEKLKKRFFK from the coding sequence ATGCTTAAAAAAGAACATTTTATTAAGTTAGCTATTATTTTATTCATATTTTTTATTGGATTCAGCTTGAGAGTAGATTCATCTCATCTCCACGGAATTCCTAGTGATGAAAAAGCGTTTTACGAGGATCAAAACAGGCTCCCATACATGTATGATATGGATTCATATTATAATTACAGGATGACTCAAGATTATCTTGATCATGGTTATCTTGGAGATGCAGTTATAAATGGTACAGACTGGGATCTGCACTCATATTATCCTCCAGGAGTTCCAATAGATTATCCCCCACTTATTGCATACATTACCTCTTTTATTTACAAATTACTAAGCATATTTACTCCAGTATCTCTTTTGTCAGTTTCTTTCTGGATACCTGCTTTTATAGCTCCACTTTGTGGTATTCCTGCTTATTTCATTGTAAGTAGACTCACTAACGATTATGGGGGGATAGCTGCAGGTGTTTTAGCTGTTACTTCCCTCCTTTATTTTGTAAGGAGTGTTCCGGGTTGGTTCGATACAGATATGTTCAATGTTTTATTTCCACTTCTAATTATCTTATTTTTCTTTGAAGCATTTAAAAGCAATAATATTAAAACTCGTACTATTTTTGCATGCTTATCTTCAATTTCAATGTTTATTTTTGCCCTAGCATGGGACGGGTGGCAATATTTATTTTATATAATCTCAATTTTTTGCATTTTTTATGTATTGTGGAGAATAATAAAAAAGAAGGATATTAAAAAAATAGTTTATATATCTGGAATATTTATTTTAGGCAGTATATCGCTGATTTTTGTTTTTACAGGTATTTTAAATATTGTCAGCTTGATCTCTGGGATTTTTGAACTTATAAAAATAGCCGGAAATCAGGGTGTATGGGCTCCCTGGCCAAATGCATATATATTCATCACTGAACTGCAGCCGCCATCGTTAAAAGATGCAATAAATGGAATAGGCTTTGTTCTGTCTGGACTAACTATTCTCGGCATCTTTATAATATTTAAAGTTTTAAAAGATGAAAAGCTAAAAAAACGTTTTTTTAAATGA
- a CDS encoding class III signal peptide-containing protein has translation MDNKAQISAEMILIMGALVILVIVAGKWIFDISQSVAGNVSTVVDAAKDSTINKM, from the coding sequence ATGGATAATAAGGCTCAAATCAGCGCAGAAATGATTCTCATAATGGGAGCATTAGTGATACTGGTTATTGTAGCAGGAAAATGGATATTTGATATATCTCAGTCTGTTGCAGGAAATGTATCAACTGTTGTTGACGCTGCAAAGGATTCGACAATTAATAAGATGTAG
- a CDS encoding class III signal peptide-containing protein: MEFLKDEGGQGAAEYILLFGGVIAIAIAALLIYRDYIHSTNPLNSATDIPSVRGSMK, translated from the coding sequence ATGGAGTTTTTAAAAGATGAAGGTGGTCAGGGAGCAGCTGAATATATTTTACTCTTCGGTGGTGTTATTGCGATAGCTATAGCTGCACTTTTAATCTACAGAGATTATATACATAGTACTAATCCACTTAACTCTGCAACTGATATTCCGAGCGTAAGGGGCAGTATGAAATAA
- a CDS encoding STT3 domain-containing protein, whose translation MLISNNISKRDISITIAIIIIIFLVGFVLRVESTQISGIPTDEKGFYQDQNGLPYMYELDSYYNYRLTENYLDHGYIGDTIINGTQWDLHSYYPPGVPMDYPPFIVYLTTLIYKIVNLFSSTPLLVVCFWLPAFIGPLSGVVAYLFVRRFTNVYGATVAGILMTTAPFYFIRTVPGWFDTDMFNIIFPLLIVWFFFEAVHSENNRKRILFTVLSAISMLFFAISWEGWQYYFYLIVLFSICYIIWNRLNRKNIKNLLYIVGGFSISTLLMVVVLNGYLDVITLFTRPIQLLEMIGSSNIWTPWPDIYISVSELAKPTLEHIISGVGIAFFGGIFGFIWIFRVLINENLKKRFLNRMSWIFFSFLLLWAIIGFFALTEGSRFILLIIPPLVLSTGIMAGLCVSYLNILKNSKKFNIFKNRKKLPQIISIIIILLFAIPAVANVSASYSSFIPGTDDDLWTACQWINNNTSNETVIISDWSYGHLFTAIADRSVSFDGRLGYIETLPARNYESSYSFGNKSPSVSREYWIYRAFETDNESLSIGIFKMIATNGDIGYLTLDNYTKNTTKTVEILNNILGLNKEEALTVLITEYKLNKQEAQTVLNYTHPNNPRPFVLVTTDGMVAKGYWTFYFGSWNFNKREGDNITYSVGKINITDNTFNSSNGILMNLKAGTATWNGQVPYSVIIIKNNNIKKYYSNKNSDFDIILNIDTNKSIVVDKRFENSLFTRLVLEKSNSTNFQPIYKDNKTVVWKTSFNS comes from the coding sequence ATGTTAATAAGTAATAATATTTCAAAAAGAGATATCTCAATAACAATTGCGATTATAATAATTATATTTTTAGTAGGATTTGTTCTTAGAGTAGAATCTACTCAAATTTCAGGGATTCCAACTGATGAAAAAGGTTTTTATCAAGACCAAAATGGGCTTCCATACATGTATGAATTAGATTCATACTACAATTACCGGCTAACAGAAAATTATCTTGATCACGGCTATATTGGAGACACAATTATAAATGGTACTCAGTGGGATTTACACTCTTATTATCCTCCAGGAGTCCCAATGGATTATCCTCCATTCATAGTTTACCTTACAACACTCATCTATAAAATAGTAAATCTATTTTCCAGTACTCCTCTCCTTGTAGTCTGCTTCTGGTTACCTGCATTTATAGGCCCATTAAGCGGTGTAGTTGCATACCTTTTCGTGCGCAGGTTTACAAATGTATATGGGGCCACAGTAGCCGGAATATTAATGACAACTGCCCCCTTCTATTTTATCAGGACTGTTCCTGGCTGGTTTGACACAGATATGTTTAACATCATTTTCCCTCTATTAATTGTATGGTTCTTCTTTGAAGCAGTACACAGTGAAAACAACAGAAAACGCATTCTTTTTACAGTTTTGTCTGCAATTTCAATGTTATTCTTTGCAATATCATGGGAAGGCTGGCAATATTATTTCTATTTGATAGTTCTTTTCTCCATATGTTATATCATATGGAACCGGTTAAATAGGAAAAATATAAAGAACCTTTTATACATTGTTGGAGGGTTCTCTATTAGTACTTTACTGATGGTTGTAGTCTTAAACGGTTATTTAGATGTTATTACACTTTTTACAAGACCAATTCAACTTTTAGAGATGATTGGAAGTAGTAATATTTGGACCCCATGGCCAGATATTTATATTTCAGTCTCAGAACTCGCCAAACCAACATTAGAACATATAATTTCAGGTGTTGGAATTGCATTTTTTGGAGGAATATTTGGATTTATATGGATTTTTAGGGTTTTAATAAATGAAAATCTCAAAAAAAGATTTTTAAATAGAATGAGCTGGATTTTCTTTTCATTCCTTCTTTTATGGGCCATAATTGGGTTTTTTGCCCTTACAGAAGGTTCCAGATTTATATTACTTATTATACCTCCTCTTGTCCTGAGCACTGGGATCATGGCAGGGTTATGCGTTTCCTATCTAAATATCCTTAAAAACAGCAAAAAATTCAATATCTTTAAAAATAGGAAAAAATTGCCACAAATTATATCTATTATTATAATACTTCTGTTTGCAATTCCCGCAGTTGCAAACGTTTCAGCTAGTTATTCTAGCTTTATTCCAGGTACAGATGATGATCTTTGGACTGCCTGCCAATGGATTAACAACAACACATCCAATGAAACTGTGATTATTTCTGATTGGAGTTATGGACACCTTTTTACAGCAATTGCAGATCGTTCAGTTAGCTTTGATGGAAGATTAGGATACATAGAAACTTTACCTGCAAGAAACTATGAAAGCTCATATTCTTTTGGTAATAAATCGCCCAGTGTTTCAAGAGAATATTGGATTTATAGGGCTTTTGAAACAGATAACGAGAGTCTATCCATTGGTATTTTCAAAATGATTGCAACTAATGGAGATATAGGTTACTTAACTCTAGATAATTACACTAAAAATACTACAAAAACAGTAGAAATTTTAAACAACATTCTCGGACTTAATAAAGAAGAAGCCCTAACAGTGCTTATAACTGAGTACAAGTTAAATAAACAAGAAGCCCAAACTGTTTTAAATTACACCCATCCAAATAATCCGCGGCCTTTTGTACTTGTAACAACTGATGGCATGGTAGCTAAAGGTTACTGGACATTTTACTTTGGATCATGGAACTTCAATAAAAGAGAGGGGGATAATATAACCTATTCTGTTGGAAAAATAAATATAACTGATAATACATTTAACAGCAGTAATGGAATCTTAATGAATTTAAAAGCAGGAACTGCAACATGGAATGGACAAGTCCCCTACTCTGTTATAATAATTAAAAATAACAACATTAAAAAATATTATTCCAATAAAAACAGTGATTTTGACATTATACTTAATATAGACACTAATAAGTCAATTGTAGTTGATAAACGCTTTGAAAATTCATTATTTACCCGATTGGTACTTGAAAAAAGTAACTCAACAAATTTCCAACCAATATATAAAGACAATAAAACAGTAGTGTGGAAAACTTCATTCAACTCTTAA
- a CDS encoding class III signal peptide-containing protein encodes MEFLKDEGGQGAAEYILLFGGVIVIAIAALLIYRAYFSSNSNLNAAQDVNTVRSSIPS; translated from the coding sequence ATGGAGTTTTTAAAAGATGAAGGTGGTCAGGGAGCAGCTGAATATATTTTACTCTTCGGTGGTGTCATCGTTATAGCTATAGCTGCATTATTGATTTACAGAGCATATTTCAGCAGTAACTCAAACTTGAACGCTGCACAAGATGTAAACACTGTAAGAAGCAGTATACCATCTTAA
- a CDS encoding glycosyltransferase family protein — translation MNWFFYSFLIIWTVIGICSLKEGIRFILLLVPPLVILAGITMGIIKEYFNYLDKKQLNKLLSLSVLIVIVSLSVLPAYNTSAGLVPRMNDDLWDTAVWINNNTSNDTVVISSWVYGHFFSAVADRPVVFDGRLGYIETLPVRNYENTRILSNKSPSVAREYWIDRAFSTSNENLSLGIFRMLATSGDLSWLTLERYTRNMSKSVEILNEILPVDRKTAEIILIDNYSLSQSHADNVLKYTHPNNSKPFVVITYSKMIDGGYWIFNFGEWNFEMDKSPNYFYSFGKIKEYPDILKTDDGIVMNLKTRWVKWNNNTPYCVIIIENGKIKKSYLNKTNNFCVVLNIDDKKSVILDKHFENSTFTKLILEKSNNYNLKSIYKMNDVNVWKFQKSK, via the coding sequence ATGAACTGGTTTTTTTATTCGTTTCTAATAATCTGGACAGTAATAGGTATTTGTTCTCTAAAAGAAGGTATTAGATTTATATTACTGCTTGTACCTCCACTTGTGATACTTGCAGGAATAACTATGGGAATTATTAAAGAATATTTCAATTATTTAGATAAAAAACAGCTGAATAAATTACTTTCTCTGTCTGTTCTCATAGTGATCGTATCATTAAGTGTCTTACCTGCTTATAATACATCTGCTGGTTTAGTTCCACGTATGAATGATGATCTTTGGGATACTGCAGTTTGGATTAACAATAACACATCTAATGATACGGTTGTTATATCCAGTTGGGTATACGGCCATTTCTTCTCTGCAGTAGCAGATCGTCCAGTTGTTTTTGACGGGAGATTAGGCTATATTGAAACTTTACCTGTAAGAAACTATGAAAATACACGTATTTTAAGTAATAAATCTCCCAGCGTTGCCAGAGAATATTGGATTGACAGGGCTTTTTCAACAAGTAATGAAAATTTATCCCTTGGAATTTTTAGAATGCTTGCTACAAGCGGAGATCTATCATGGTTAACCTTAGAAAGGTATACCCGAAATATGAGTAAAAGTGTTGAAATCTTAAATGAAATATTACCTGTTGATAGAAAAACTGCAGAAATCATACTTATAGATAATTACAGCTTAAGTCAAAGCCATGCAGATAATGTCTTAAAATATACACATCCAAATAACTCAAAACCATTTGTAGTGATAACTTACTCTAAAATGATCGATGGAGGATATTGGATATTTAATTTCGGAGAATGGAATTTTGAAATGGATAAATCCCCAAATTACTTTTATTCCTTCGGTAAAATTAAGGAATACCCTGATATCTTAAAAACTGATGATGGAATAGTTATGAACTTAAAGACACGATGGGTTAAATGGAATAATAACACTCCTTATTGTGTAATAATTATCGAAAATGGTAAAATAAAAAAAAGCTACCTCAATAAAACTAACAATTTTTGTGTTGTATTAAATATAGATGATAAAAAATCAGTTATTTTAGATAAACACTTTGAAAATTCCACATTTACCAAATTAATACTCGAAAAAAGTAATAACTATAATCTTAAATCTATTTATAAAATGAATGATGTAAATGTGTGGAAATTTCAAAAATCAAAATAA